From the Gouania willdenowi chromosome 19, fGouWil2.1, whole genome shotgun sequence genome, one window contains:
- the LOC114481284 gene encoding zinc finger protein 503-like: MITSPTVSVLRNSTNPAWECRKDAVNVRQLSILNSVSPADPFRQASRLPIKVLKMLTARAGHILHPEYLQPLPSTPVSPIELDAKKSPLALLAQTCSQIGKPDPPSSSKLSSVTSNGSCDKEAKSGPLKMSDIGAEDKSSFKPYSKSCEKKESSSSSSSSLNGDKSCFRVPSATCQPFTPRTGSPSSCTSVSPLPSEGKAGDKEDKKESEGNKSGTAESTGSHRISGITSDNQHQENTSGSKTATSDSLCVTSSSSVLGSGLVAPVSPYKPGHTVFPLPPAGISYPGSLAGAYGFPQPFLPPGMTLDPTKSSSQLLSAQFAAASSLGCSKAGATSPPHLMSATLCRDPYCLSYHCTSHLSGASGANCGHDSAALKSGYPLMYPTHPLHGVHSSSPSFSGHPLYPYGFVLPNDPLPHVCNWVSANGPCDKRFSSSEELLSHLRTHTAFAGTEKLISGYPGSASLANAAAAAAMACHMHMAPTGSPGTTLALRAPHHTLGLGSRYHPYSKSPLPAPGAPVPVPAATGPYYSPYALYGQRLTTASALGYQ, translated from the exons ATGATCACATCGCCCACGGTTTCTGTCCTGAGAAATAGCACCAATCCAGCGTGGGAGTGCAGGAAGGACGCAGTGAACGTCCGCCAACTATCCATCCTCAACTCCGTCTCTCCGGCGGATCCGTTTCGTCAAGCTAGTCGTCTTCCAATCAAGGTTTTGAAAATGCTTACGGCTCGGGCAGGACACATCTTACATCCGGAGTATCTCCAGCCTTTACCGTCCACTCCTGTCAGTCCGATCGAG CTGGATGCCAAGAAGAGCCCGCTGGCCCTTCTGGCCCAGACCTGCTCTCAGATTGGCAAACCGGACCCTCCGTCCTCCTCCAAACTGTCCTCTGTGACATCTAACGGATCATGTGACAAGGAGGCCAAATCCGGTCCGCTGAAAATGAGCGACATTGGAGCCGAGGACAAATCCAGCTTCAAACCTTACTCCAAATCGTGTGAGAAGAAGgagtccagcagcagcagcagcagcagcctgaaTGGAGATAAAAGCTGTTTCCGAGTGCCTAGCGCCACCTGCCAGCCGTTCACCCCCAGGACAGGCAGCCCCAGCTCCTGCACCTCCGTGTCCCCGCTGCCGTCTGAAGGCAAAGCGGGGGACAAGGAGGATAAGAAGGAGTCTGAGGGCAATAAAAGCGGCACCGCAGAGAGCACAGGCAGCCATAGGATAAGTGGAATTACCTCTGATAACCAGCACCAAGAAAACACATCTGGATCCAAAACTGCTACATCAGACTCTCTATGTGTAACATCCTCCTCCTCAGTGCTGGGCTCCGGGCTGGTGGCCCCCGTGTCCCCCTATAAGCCCGGGCACACAGTGTTCCCACTGCCGCCTGCTGGTATTTCCTACCCGGGGAGTTTAGCGGGCGCGTATGGTTTTCCGCAGCCGTTCCTCCCTCCTGGAATGACCCTTGACCCCACCAAGTCCAGCAGCCAGCTTCTCAGCGCACAGTTTGCTGCTGCCAGCTCCTTGGGTTGCAGTAAAGCGGGGGCCACATCCCCTCCCCACCTCATGTCTGCCACGCTGTGCCGGGACCCGTACTGCCTCAGTTATCACTGCACGAGCCATTTGTCCGGAGCTTCCGGCGCCAACTGCGGACATGACTCAGCGGCCCTAAAGTCCGGATACCCGCTCATGTACCCCACACACCCGCTGCACGGGGTGCACTCCTCCAGCCCGTCGTTCAGCGGACACCCTTTGTACCCCTACGGCTTTGTGCTCCCCAACGACCCGCTCCCGCACGTGTGTAACTGGGTTTCAGCGAACGGACCATGTGATAAGCGCTTTTCGTCCTCCGAGGAGCTGCTGAGTCACCTGCGGACTCACACGGCCTTTGCCGGGACGGAGAAGTTGATCTCCGGGTACCCGGGCTCCGCTTCTCTCGCCAACGCGGCTGCGGCCGCTGCCATGGCCTGTCACATGCACATGGCCCCCACAGGCAGCCCGGGCACCACGTTGGCCCTCAGGGCTCCACATCACACCCTCGGACTGGGCAGCCGCTACCACCCGTACTCTAAGAGCCCGCTGCCCGCCCCAGGGGCCCCGGTGCCGGTGCCAGCGGCCACCGGGCCCTACTACTCCCCTTACGCCTTGTACGGACAAAGACTGACAACAGCCTCGGCGTTAGGATATCAGTAG